Proteins from a single region of Anastrepha ludens isolate Willacy chromosome 5, idAnaLude1.1, whole genome shotgun sequence:
- the LOC128864898 gene encoding endothelin-converting enzyme 1: MPSKSYGLLATLIVVLIADWPWPVRVAQAMSISTERSGGTESQPKLNGTGSPLFQLPTQLNEYEVLEEFGRLTLATMNRSVDPCEDFYEYACGNWMQADLVPPRSRNNTFLNAIQNSVNEMLTKFLQNATDQELKLDNAESKAKTFFASCVSMSKNMSSGYRLLLEMEEFAMNFDKKKDSNETFDWINVNFISRYGMYPLLPLKVHYDTEKRMFGVQLSTSGKVLGNTDVLDIKNLTRDFNIQNENELKKFTDEFDLVVDFEKNLTMHSNRRNETEELTLGVFKLKHKDDALNWTRYFEVAFNGSAKNDWTIQNTIASVDPLVNFLQKTSLETLRTYLKWRTLAKFYYIWKFETSDKLVDSTCREQTGQYFNYALLPWFIDNVYDADRRADILQLAKHIKETFYDLLGKYTWLDDETRSNAKTKLRSMDITVGFSDEMRHRDIIDKVYEDVEIGDNWYKNLQTVEKNRARVRMRSVNKAIIPHLMAPRDVNAYYADFLNLVFIGIGISQAPFYHFKYPPSIKFSGIGNIIAHEMAHGFDSYCYQFNYDGKKQNWWTDASLRNFKERFRCLESQYNKFVFHGVLTNGSLTSGDNIADNVGTRISYHAYLNSYGKLDGDKKSIPGMNLTNKQLFFLKFAQTWCTGKDDVSKVRRMKTDVHAYEEFRVTGTLQNMPEFSEAFQCKLGYDMNPLKKCVIW; this comes from the coding sequence ATGCCATCAAAAAGTTATGGTCTATTAGCCACGCTGATCGTTGTGCTAATCGCTGACTGGCCATGGCCCGTACGTGTTGCGCAAGCGATGAGCATCTCCACTGAACGATCAGGTGGCACCGAAAGCCAACCAAAGCTGAATGGTACGGGCAGCCCGCTCTTCCAACTGCCCACACAGCTGAACGAGTACGAAGTTTTAGAAGAATTCGGACGTCTCACATTGGCTACGATGAACCGAAGCGTCGATCCTTGCGAAGATTTTTACGAGTATGCTTGCGGCAATTGGATGCAGGCCGACTTGGTACCCCCGCGATCGCGCAATAATACATTTCTGAACGCCATACAGAATTCGGTTAATGAGATGCTGACCAAGTTTTTGCAAAATGCAACCGATCAGGAACTGAAGTTGGATAATGCGGAATCAAAGGCGAAGACATTTTTTGCATCCTGCGTGAGTATGAGCAAAAACATGTCCAGTGGTTATAGATTGCTGTTGGAGATGGAAGAGTTCGCaatgaattttgataaaaagaAAGATTCAAATGAGACATTTGATTGGATCAACGTAAACTTCATATCGCGCTATGGCATGTATCCTTTGCTGCCTTTGAAAGTACACTACGACACCGAAAAGCGAATGTTCGGCGTGCAGCTGAGCACATCTGGCAAGGTGCTTGGTAACACCGACGTCCTAGACATCAAAAACCTAACAAGAGATTTTAACATTCAGAACGAGAATGAGCTGAAGAAATTCACAGACGAATTTGACCTCGTCGTTGATTTTGAGAAGAATCTCACAATGCATTCAAACAGACGAAACGAAACTGAAGAGCTCACTTTGGGTGTGTTTAAGTTGAAACACAAGGATGACGCCTTGAACTGGACGCGTTACTTTGAAGTTGCATTCAATGGAAGTGCGAAGAATGATTGGACGATACAAAACACCATCGCGAGTGTTGACCCGCTTGTAAACTTTTTGCAGAAAACTAGTTTGGAAACACTAAGAACCTACTTGAAGTGGCGCACATTAGCGAAATTTTATTACATATGGAAGTTCGAAACGAGCGACAAGCTGGTGGACAGCACTTGTCGCGAGCAAACAGGACAATACTTCAATTATGCGCTACTGCCTTGGTTCATAGATAATGTGTACGATGCCGATCGGCGCGCAGATATTCTACAGCTAGCGAAGCACATCAAGGAAACCTTCTACGATTTGCTGGGGAAGTACACTTGGCTGGACGACGAGACGCGTTCGAATGCGAAAACGAAGCTACGCTCTATGGATATCACAGTCGGGTTCTCTGACGAAATGCGCCATCGCGACATCATTGACAAAGTGTATGAAGATGTGGAGATTGGTGATAATTGGTACAAAAACTTACAGACGGTCGAGAAGAATCGTGCCAGAGTGCGTATGCGTTCGGTGAATAAAGCGATTATACCGCATCTAATGGCGCCGCGCGATGTGAATGCTTACTACGCGGATTTTCTAAATCTGGTAttcattggtattggtatttctCAGGCGCCTTTCTATCACTTCAAATATCCGCCCTCAATCAAGTTCAGCGGCATTGGCAATATCATTGCTCACGAGATGGCTCACGGTTTCGATTCCTACTGTTACCAATTTAATTACGATGGTAAAAAGCAAAATTGGTGGACGGACGCATCTTTGCGTAACTTCAAAGAACGATTCCGCTGTCTGGAGTCTCAGTATAACAAATTCGTATTCCATGGCGTGCTAACAAATGGCAGCCTCACTTCCGGTGACAACATCGCAGACAATGTGGGTACGCGCATCTCATATCACGCCTATCTCAACAGCTATGGGAAGCTGGATGGGGACAAGAAATCCATACCCGGGATGAACTTAACCAATAAGCAATTGTTCTTTCTAAAGTTTGCACAGACCTGGTGCACCGGCAAAGACGACGTCAGCAAGGTTCGACGCATGAAGACCGACGTTCATGCTTACGAGGAGTTCCGGGTGACTGGAACGCTGCAAAATATGCCAGAGTTCAGTGAGGCATTCCAATGTAAATTGGGTTACGATATGAATCCGTTAAAGAAATGTGTGATATGGTGA